From a single Kitasatospora sp. NBC_00458 genomic region:
- a CDS encoding MAB_1171c family putative transporter — MRPFDLVALPLWLLALYGLRNWSSRPRRNRVLSAMWACWALSATLGAPVVRRAVDAVLGIDSGTNLLVHVMGLGGTAAMLEFVREMTGRAPERVSRLNLAGLATASVALAASFAVMPRPDGEVDLLTYSRHSTAGFLYWMVLTGGMAIGLAAAARLCWVPGEHIGPGSARTSLWLLRVSTVLATAYLVHRLACVTASRFDRPWLAPAAVAGTTQILLALTVVLFGLAVVWPSLAEYQQKRATARQADRIAPLWRLLQTATPEVALPLPEELRRNNPRLRLYRYVIEIRDSALALEGHVGAAHPAAASAGLEAAGLTGDRLAAAIEAVLLRHAVSCELAGRHGRFGSRPEGREDLDLDAEIRWFERVAAVVELPAVVAVARSLDAVPGAPVSGAPGDGGVRGGGVQGRGDGVSGAGPSRA, encoded by the coding sequence TTGAGGCCGTTTGACCTGGTGGCTCTGCCGTTGTGGCTGCTGGCCCTGTACGGCCTCCGCAACTGGAGTTCCCGGCCCCGGCGCAACCGGGTGCTGTCGGCGATGTGGGCCTGTTGGGCGCTGTCGGCGACGCTGGGGGCACCGGTGGTGCGGCGGGCGGTCGACGCCGTGCTCGGCATCGACAGCGGCACCAACCTGCTGGTGCACGTGATGGGGCTGGGCGGGACGGCGGCCATGCTGGAGTTCGTGCGGGAGATGACGGGGAGGGCGCCGGAGCGGGTGTCCCGGTTGAACCTGGCCGGGCTGGCGACCGCCTCGGTCGCCCTGGCGGCCTCGTTCGCGGTGATGCCGAGGCCGGACGGCGAGGTCGATCTGCTGACGTACAGTCGGCACTCGACGGCCGGCTTCCTGTACTGGATGGTGCTGACCGGTGGCATGGCGATCGGCCTGGCGGCGGCCGCGCGGCTCTGCTGGGTGCCCGGGGAGCACATCGGGCCCGGTTCGGCGCGGACCTCGCTCTGGCTGCTGCGCGTCTCCACGGTGCTCGCCACGGCCTACCTGGTGCACCGGTTGGCCTGTGTGACGGCGAGCCGGTTCGACCGGCCGTGGCTGGCCCCGGCGGCCGTGGCGGGCACGACACAGATCCTGCTGGCGCTCACCGTGGTGCTGTTCGGGCTCGCGGTGGTCTGGCCGTCCCTGGCCGAGTACCAGCAGAAGCGCGCCACCGCGCGGCAGGCCGACCGGATCGCGCCGCTCTGGCGGCTGTTGCAGACGGCGACGCCCGAGGTGGCCCTGCCGCTGCCGGAGGAGCTGCGGCGCAACAACCCCCGCCTGCGGCTGTACCGCTACGTGATCGAGATCCGGGACAGCGCGCTCGCGCTGGAGGGGCACGTCGGAGCGGCGCATCCGGCGGCCGCGTCGGCGGGGCTGGAGGCGGCCGGGCTCACCGGTGACCGGCTGGCCGCGGCGATCGAGGCCGTCCTGCTGCGCCATGCGGTGTCGTGCGAACTCGCCGGGAGGCACGGGCGGTTCGGAAGCCGCCCGGAGGGCCGGGAGGACTTGGACCTGGATGCCGAGATCCGCTGGTTCGAGCGGGTGGCGGCGGTGGTGGAGCTCCCCGCGGTGGTGGCCGTCGCCCGGAGCCTGGACGCCGTGCCCGGCGCGCCGGTGAGCGGCGCGCCGGGCGACGGCGGTGTGCGGGGCGGTGGTGTGCAGGGGCGGGGTGACGGCGTCAGCGGGGCTGGCCCCAGTCGAGCTTGA